From the genome of Xylocopilactobacillus apis:
TTCCCAGTTTAAATCTTCTGACCACTTGTGCTGATCATAAGGAAGTGAGAAAGAAAAAGTGGAGCCTACATTTTCTTTTGATTCAACCCAAATATGACCTCCAAGTGCCTCAATCACTTCCTTGCTAATAGCTAAACCTAACCCGGTACCTCCCTTTCTTCTTGAACGAGCTCTTTCCACTCGGTAAAAACGATTAAAGATTTTCACTCTTTCTTTCTTAGGAATTCCTTGGCCTTGATCTGTGATTGAAAAAATTACATTGTTGTCAGTCGTTCTAATTTCAATCTTAATAATCCCCCCATCGGGAGAATATTTAATTGCATTATTCATAATATTGTCAATAACTTGCATTAAACGATCTGGATCAACTTCTAACCAAACTGAATTTCGATCATAACGTCTAATAATTTTATAATTTTTCTTATTTACATCCTCAAAATCATTAACAAATTTTGTTGATTCAGGTTCTCGATCATCTGTTTGAATCATCATATCAAATCGATCAATGATAAAATTTGTAAATTCAATTAAATCGATATATTCCAAATTTAATTTAAAAGTTCCACGATCAAGACGAGATAAATTTAAAAGATCATTAATCATTCTAATCATTCGATTAGTTTCATTGAGTGAAACGTTAATAAATTTTGGAGCATAAGTTTCATCTTGCCATGCTCCATCTTCTAACGCTTCTAGATAACTTCTCATACTTGTAAGTGGTGTTCTTAACTCGTGAGAAACATTTGATACAAATTCACGTTGTTCGCGATCATTTTTTTGTTGCTCTGTAATATCATGAAGTACACAAACCAAACCTGTTATATAGCCATTTTTGGCTTTTAACGTTGCAAAATCAACATTAAGGATTAACTCATCTTCATTATTTTTATTTTCATCAATTTTAATTCCGTGCGGCTGCTCCAAAATTTGCCGAATTGAATATTGATTGCTTAATTTAAGAACATCTAAAATTGACTTCCCAACAATTTCTTCTCGTTCGAGGTCTAAAAATTCAAGTGCTCTTTCGTTAATAATGGAAATCTTTCCAACTCGATCAGTTGCAATCACGCCATCTGTCATGTGAAAAAGCACCGAATCTAGTCGATTTCGTTCCCTTAAACTAGATTCCTGAGCCTCTCTTATTTGAAGCGACAAATCATTAATTGATTGAGCTAATTGTCCAAGTTCATCATTTGAATAGACTGGCACTAACCCAGAATAATCTCCATTAGCCATTTTGATAGCTTGATTTTTCATGTCATCAATCGGGTGAGTCATCGCTCGACTAATAATTATTGCCAAAATTATTGCTAATAAAATTGCAGCAATACTGGCAGTATAGAAAATAATCATCACTTTACTGACACTTTGATAAACACTTTCCATACTTGCACGAACATAAACAACCCCAACTGCGGAATTCGACGTCGAAGAGTTATTGGTAATTTTTATCGGCAAAACCAAAACATACGTGTTGCCGTAACTTCGATCAAAAACTTGTTTTTTTTGAATTTGTCCACTATATAAAGCATCTTTAATATCAGAATTAGTGGTTTTTTGACCAATTAAACCTCGATTATTAATGTTTGAATCTCCTCTGATTGTTCCATTTTTATCAACAACCTGCAGAGCTGTAACATCAGTAACCTGAGAAGAGTTTAAAATATTTTGGATTTCGCTATTCCCTTTAGTAGTATTGGGATTTGTAATATCAGATCCTAATTGATTCAAAACATAATTGGGAAAGATATTATTAACAGTATTTTGAAAATTTTGAATTCCTTGATTTTGACTAGTCCTAACAAAATAGGCTCCAATTATTTCTACCGTAACAAGAAGAAGCAAAATAAAGACCATTGCAATCTTAAAGGTAAGTGACCTAAAAAAACCTACTAATTTACTCATTATTAGTTGGATCATTTAAATAATAGCCAATTCCTCTTTTTGTAATTAAAAACGTTGGATTACTTGGAGAGTCCTCAACTTTTTCACGTAAACGGCGAATCGTCACATCAACTGTCCTTCCATCTCCAAAATAATCATAATCCCAAATTTTTTGCAGAAGATGTTCCCTTGTCATTACTTGACCAACATGACGAGCTAAATAAACCAATAACTCGTATTCACGATTGGTTAGCTCAACCGTCTTATCACCTTTTTTAACAGTATATGCATCAGTATCAATCTCTAAATCAGCAATTTTAATTTTAGACGTTTTGTTAGCTGGTGCTGGTGCAATATCACTTCTACGTAAATTTGCTTTAACTCTTGCAACTAATTCACGATTTGAAAAAGGTTTGGTAACGTAATCATCCGCTCCCAATTCAAGTCCAATAATTTTATCAATCTCGTCATCCTTGGCTGAAATAATGATAATTGGCGTATTTTGAGTTTTTCTAATTTGACGAGCTACTTCTAGTCCATCAATTTTTGGCAGCATCAGATCAAGTAAAATTAAATCTGGTGATTCAGATTTTGTTTTTGCTAAGGCATCTTCGCCATCAAAAGCCGTGACTACATCAAAACCCTCTTTACTTAAATTAAATTTAATTATATCTGTAATCGGTTTTTCATCATCTACTACTAGAATTTTTTTTGTCATGACTACCTCCTAAAGCTGCAAAGGAATTTTTTCCTTTTCACCTTTAATCTATTAGCTTAGATTATACCATTCTCTCAAATTCACTGTTGATAGTCCAATTATTCATAATTTAATAATTAACAAAAAGCTAAAGTTATATTTTTATTATAACTTTAGCCTTGATTAAAATTAATTTAACGGGTTAAACTTCCAATCAGTAACTTCCGGCAGGTCTGCTCCTGCTTCTCTGATGTAATCATGATGCTTCTTTAACATTTCATCCATCTCTTTTGAGAATTGGATAGCCTCTTCTTCATCAATTGCCTTTACTCGCTTAACTGCATCTTTGGCTAAATGATACCGGTCTAACTCATTTACCACCCGCATGTCAAATCCCGTCGTAATGTCTCCGTCTTCTCGGTAGCCATGAATATAAACTGGATGATTCGGCCGATCATAAAAAATTGAACGAATGATATCTTCATATCCATGGAATGCAAAAATAATCGGTACTCCCGCTGGGAAATATTTATTGAACTCTGATTCCGTTAATCCTCTTGAATCAAGTTCTGGAACTCGTAGTTTCAACAGATCAACAATATTTACAAATCTCAGTTTCAATTCTGGGAATTGATCGTGCAGCAGATTCACCGCCGCTAAGCCTTCCAGATTCGGTTCAGTTCCGCAGGCTGCAATTATTAAATCAGGCTGTTCTCCCTGATCATTACTCGCCCAATCTATCACCTTTAATCCCTTCTCGGCTAACTCACTAGCTTCTGTCATTGAATAAAACTGAGGGCGCGGCTGTTTTGATGTCACATAAAGATTAATCACATCCCGATCGTTTAACGTCTTATTAGATATCGCTAAAAGAGAGTTTGCATCCGCTGGGAAGTATTCTCTGATGTATTCTGCTTTCTTTTCTGCTAAATGCGTAATGATTCCTGGATCTTGATGCGTATACCCGTTATGATCCTGCTGGAATGCCGTTGATGTTGCTACTATATTTAGTGCGGGATAACTCTTGCGCCAGCTTAACTCTTTAGCCTTTCTAATCCATTTGAAGTGCTGGGTAATCATTGAATCAACTACTCTTAGAAATGCTTCATATGACGCAAATATTCCGTGTCTTCCCGTTAAGGTATAACCTTCAAGGAACCCTTCTGCCTGATGTTCTGAAAGCTGGGAGTCAATGATTCTGCCTTCAGGTGCCAATGATTCATCATACGGCTCTTTAATGCCTTCTTCCCACTGCCGTTTTGTCACTTCAAAAATTCCATACAGCCGATTGCTCATCGTTTCATCTGGTCCAAACATCATGAAATTATCGGGATTATTTTTGATTACATCTCTTAAATAATCTGACCAAACGATCATGTCCTGTTTTTCTTCGGTTCCTGGAGTTGTAATCTTTACTTGATAATTACTTGGATCAGGCAGTTTTAAATCTTTAGGATTTAACCCTCCGTTTGTGATCGGATTGCCTGCCATTCGATGAGCTGAATCGGGAATTGTTGCTGCAATCTCCGATTTAAGCTTTCCTGTTTCATCAAATAATTCTTCCGGATGATACGATTTTAACCATTCAACCAGTGCTTCAATGTGCTCTGGATGTTCCTGGTCAACTGGAATGGGAATCTGATGGGCTCTAAATGATCCCTCAATTGGAACTCCTACCCATTCTTTTGGTCCTGTCCAGCCTTTTGGTGCCCGGAAAATAATTACCGGCCAATGTGGTTCTTCTTTTAACTGACCAGTTCTTGCATCAGACTGGATCTGTTGAATCTTCTCGACTCCCTGATCCATAGATTTCGCCATCACGGGATTTAATTTCTCTGGGTCATCTCCTTCAACAAAAATCGGTTCCCAGCCCATTCCTTTAAAGTATTCAGTTAACTCCTGATCGCTTTTGCGCGAAAGAATCGTTGGATTAGAAATCTTAAATCCATTTAAATTCAAAATTGGCAGTACTGCTCCGTCTTTCTTTGGATCAATGAAAGTATTGGAAAACCATGATGTCGCCAATGGACCCGTCTCGGCCTCACCATCTCCTACTACTACCGCGGCAATCACTTCTGGATTGTCTAACACTGCTCCCGTTCCATGAGAAATCGAATAGCCTAATTCTCCTCCTTCATGGATGGAACCGGGTGTTTCGGGTGCCGCATGACTCGCTACTCCGCCCGGAAATGAAAACTGTTTGAATAATTTTTGCATCCCTTTTTCATCTTGGGTGATCTCTGGATAGATTTCAGTATAGCTGCCGTCTAAGTAAGAGTTAGATACCATGACTTGCCCGCCGTGTCCTGGACCTTCGATATAGAACATGTTTAAATCATATTTTTTAATTACCCGATTAAGATGAGTATAGATAAAGTTCTGGCCGGCTATTGTGCCCCAATGACCAATTGGGTGAATTTTCAAATCTTCTGCAGTTATTGGTCGACGCAGAAGAGGATTGTTTAAAAGGTAGAGCTGACCGACTGAAACGTAAGTTGCAGCATGAAAATATTTTGTCATTAAATCAAAATACTGAGTAGATGAATAGTCGTTATGCATAGAAGCCTCCATATTAAATCGTTTGAAAGTTAATTTTTCAAAAGACACGAAAAAAAATAACTGAATACGATTAATATTAATAGTTTTCGATGAAAAAGCCAAATGAAAATAATTGAAAAAATAATAAAAACAAATAAAAAAACTTCACAGTCACAAACTATGAAGCCAGAAAAGAATTTAATTTTCTTCCTTTTTTAATTCGTGCCGAGCGATCGCCGGCATGATTAAACCTAATAAAAGAAAAACAATTGGAGTCAGAATATTCAATATTAATTGGAAAATCCAACTTTTCGGATCTGCCGAATATGAAATCTTTGGAATCATTCCTAAAATACATGCAAAGGCCGTAAAGAAGAAACACCAACCACCAACAAACATTCCAACATTTTTATTTTTTACAAACATATAATCACTATGAAATTTCTCAAGCTGCTTATTCAACATGATAAACGCTAGGAAAACCCATAAATAACGCATCGGCATTACAACGGAATTCAAATTAATCAACCAATTATAAAGTTCGTTCATATTTCCAATTCCAATAGATGGAACAATAATTAAAATTCCGACTAAAAGACCTGTTAAATAATAACCATTAATTAAAGTACCTTTCTTGTTCGTTTTCGTTAACTTTTTAGGAACAAAGCGGCGATCAGTATCATCCAACAAAATTTTAAGTGGAGCATCAATCGAGAAAGCTAAAGCTGAAATTTGAGCCATGGCATTTGCTATTGCATACAAAATTACAAACAAAGATCCCACATGAAAAAAATTGCCTAATTTAGCAAATGCAACATAAGGGCCGTTAGCTATCAAATCCTTAGGAATATGATGAGAATTAAATAAAATTCCCATTGCAAATGATCCTAAGATAGCGCACAATGCAACCATTCCTGCTAAAACCAGCATTCCACGAGGAAATTCTTTTGATGCATTTTTGGTCTTATTAACGTAAGGTGAGATTTTCTCAGCTCCCCCTACGGCAAACACAAGCATAGAAATTGTTGTAAAGTATTGAAAATTAAAATTTGGTAAGTAAGTGCTCAACTTGTCCATGTTCGGAGTCTCAATATGACCTCCAACCATAAACGGCGCTGCAATTGCTAGGATAATAAACAATATTGACATGACAAACATTGCAGTTCCAGCAATACTGCCAATTCTATTTAAAGTTGTAAGCCCTTGGGCTGAAACCCAAAGAAATACCAAAAAAATAACTAAACAAATAATTGAAACAACAATCGAAGGAACAGTGTGAATGAAATTACCATTACCTTTGAAAAGCCAGCTTAAAGATATTAATATTCCTTGAGGTTTTTGAGCCAGGTAAGGGATATGAACAATCCAGTAAGTCCAAGCAGCATAGTAAGCTAAGCGACTAGTGCTTGTTTCTTTAATCCAAGAAGCGACCCCTCCGTTTGCATCTTTAAAAGTGGAACCTAATTGACCTACAATAAGCGTGTAAGGGACAAAATAGATCAACATAATTAGGATCCAAGAAGTAACAACTGTTAATCCTTGCTGAGCAAAATTATTAACTACATTACCTAATCCCCAGACTGCAACAAAAGCAATCAAAGCCACATTATACCAACGCAGCTGTTTATGAGTTTCTGACACTTTTTTCTCCTTAAATTTAAGATTAAAAAAATAATAGTTTCGAAAAACTATTACTTAATTAGAGATTATCATATTTTAGTAATTTACGTAAAGCATTAACAACAAAAAGAAAACGTTAACATTAAATGAATTTTAAATAAATAACTATTTACGGGCAACGATAACGACTTTATTCAAGCTCTACTTTGCCAGTATAAAGCTGATAATATGTGCCATGCTCTGCCAGTAAAGAATCGTGATCTCCCCGTTCAATAATTCTTCCATGATCCATTACTAAAATTACGTCTGAGTTTTGAATTGTTGAAAGTCGGTGAGCAATAACAAATACTGTGCGTCCCTGCATTAAGTGATCCATCCCCTCTTGAACGATTTGTTCAGTTCTCGTATCAATGCTTGAAGTTGCTTCATCAAGAATCATTACTGGAGGATCAGCTACTGCAGCACGAGCAATCGCTAAAAGCTGCCTTTGACCTTGTGACAAGCCTTCAGCATTGTTTGAAAGAATCGTGTCGTATTTTTCAGGTAAATGTTCGATAAAAAGATCAGCATTAGACAATTTAGCAGCAGATACAACCTCTTCTTTTGTCGCATCTAATTTACCAAAACGAATATTATCTTCAACAGTCCCGGTAAATAAATTGGTATCCTGTAAAACAATCCCTAAAGAATGTCTTAAAGAATCCTTCTTTATTTTTTTGATATCTATCCCATCATAAAGAATTTTGCCGTCTTGAATATCATAAAATCGATTCAATAAGTTAGTAATCGTAGTTTTGCCAGCACCCGTTGCACCAACTAAAGCAATTTTTTGGCCTGGCTTAGCATAAAGATTGATGTTATGTAAAACAATATGATCTGGATTGTACCCAAAATTAACATTTTCAAATTTAATATCACCTGTTAACTTCGTATAGGTGACTTTCCCATCATGATGAGGATATTTCCATGCCCAATTATCGTTTGCTTCATTAACTTCAATTAGTTTTCCATCCTTTTCACTCACATTAACCTGAGTAACAAAACCATCGTCTGATTCTGGCTTTTCATCCATCAGATCAAAAATTCTCTCTGCACCCGCTAATGCCATTACAATAAAATTGGTTTGCTGAGCTATCTGGGACACAGGCTGACCAAGAGTTCTGCTTAATTGAAGAAATGCGGCAATCATTCCAACCGTAATTGCAGAAAATCCATACAAACTGAACATCCCACCAATTATTGCTAACAAAACATACTGAATATTTAATGAATTAAACATTACTGGCATTAATGTATTGGCTAAAACGTTTGCTTCTGTCGAACTCTTTTGAAGCTGATCATTAATTTGATCAAAATCAGAAATTGCTGATTCTTCATGGTTGAAAACTTTAATCACCTTTTGACCATGAATCATTTCTTCAATAAATCCATTTACTTCACCAATATCTTTTTGCTGCTCACTAAAATACTGTCCACTTTTACTAGTAATCTTCTTAGTTACCATAAACATCAATAATAAAGTTATAACAACAAAAAGGGTGAGCAAAAGACTGATACTTAACATTGCAACAAATGTGGTTATAAAAATGATAATTGATAAAACTAAGTTTGGAATGCTTTGTGAAATCATTTGCCTTAGAGTATCTGTATCGTTAGTGAAATGGCTCATAATATCGCCATGAGATTTAGTATCAAAATATCTAACCGGTAATTTTTCCAGATTTTCAAACATTTGATTTCTGATTTTTTGCTGGGTGCCTTCGCTGATTTTAACCATTAAAAGATTATAAACGAGACCTGCAGCAATACCAGCCAAATAAACTCCTGCCATCATAATAATCGCGCTTAATAATCCGCTAAAACTCGGATTATCTTGTTTTACCAGCGGACTAATGTATTTATCAATTACTGTTTGTAAAAAGAGAGCTCCTTGAACATTAGCATAAGCACTAATTAAAATCATAACCAACACAATTGCAACTCGAAGGTGATTTTTGTATAACATATACCTTAACAATCTAACGAGAGTTTTTAAAGGATTATGTGACTTAGCAAGAATTGTTTTTTTATTTTTCACTTTGCCCAAATCCTTTCTGCTGAGATCTAAATATTTCTTGGTAAATTTTATTAGTTGCTAACAATTCGTCACTAGTGCCCACCTGGTCTATTTTCCCATTATCTAAAACGACAATTCGATCTGCATCTTCAACTGAAGAAATCCTCTGAGAAATTATAAACGTCGTTGTGCCTGGAATCGTTTCGCGAAGCCCTTTCTTTATTTCACGATCAGTTTTGGTATCAACAGCACTGGTTGAATCATCTAAGATTAAAATCTTCGGTTTCTTTAGAAGTGCTCTGGCAATCGTTAGACGTTGCTTTTGACCACCAGAAACATTAGTCCCTCCCTGAGAAATCATCGTGTCATATTTTTTAGGAAATTCTTGAACAAAACTATCTGCTTGAGCAATTTTAGCTGCTTGAACGACTTCTTCATCAGTTGCATCAGCATTGCCCCACTTAAGATTGTCTGAAATTGTGCCATGAAAAAGAACGTTATTTTGTAAAACCATCCCCACTTCATCACGCAATTTTTCTAATCCATATTCTTTAACATTATGTCCGCCAACTTTAATTTCGCCGCTTGTAACATCATAAAGTCTTGGTATTAATTGAACTAATGTAGATTTTGAACTGCCAGTTCCTCCTATAATCCCAATAAATTCACCTGGCTTAACTGATAAATTGATATTTTTTAAAACCAGATCTGAATCATTTTCATGATAGGTAAAATTGACATTCTTAAATTCAACACTGCTGTCAGGAATTTCCATAATCGGATTTACGGGATCTTTTATATCACTTTCTTCAGAGAGAACTTCAACGACTCTTTCTGCTGAAGGGCGAGACATTAAAATCATGACAAAAATCATCGAAAGCATATTTAAGTTCATCAAAATCTGCATAGTGTAATTAAACATACTAACTAATTGGCCTTCAGTAAATCCTTGCTTGTTAACAATAAATTGTGCACCAAACCATGAAATTAAAAGCATGCAGGCATAAACCGCGAATTGTAAAATTGGCATGTTAAATGCAACTATTTGCTGAGCTTTCATAAAAGTTTTATAGATTCTTTTTGAAACTTCATTAAACTTATCTTCTTGCTCATTTTCCCGGACATATGACTTAACAGCTCTAATTCCTTGTAAATTTTCAGAAACTACACTATTTAATTTATCGTAAATTTTAAAAACAACATTAAATAAAGGATGTGCAAAATGTATAACAAGGCCTAATCCAATAATTAAAAATGGAATAATCCAAAGATAAATTTGGGCTAGCTGAGGATTAATAATGAAAGTCATAATTAAGGCGAATACGATCATTAGTGGACTTCTTGCAATTATTCTAATCGTCATTTGATAAGCATTTTGAATATTTGTAACATCGGTAGTCATTCTTGTTACCAAACTAGAAGAAGAAAAACGATCAATATTTGAAAAAGAGAAAGTTTGGATTTTTGAAAAGATATTATGCCGCAGATTACGAGCAAAGCCGACCGATGCTCGAGCTCCAGTTCTGGCTGACATTACACCAAAAACAAAGGAAATCATCGCACAAAGAAAGAGCAAAAATCCGATCTTAAATAATTCTTCTTTATTCCCTTGATTAATACCTCGATCAATTAACATTGCCATTACTGTCGGTGTAATCACGTCCATCAACGCTTCACCTGCAACATAAATCGGGGTAATAATGCTTTCTTTTTTATATTCACCAAGATTGGCTAATAATTTTTTTATCATTTATAAACTTTCCTTTGCCCACACAAAAAAACCAATACAATATTATATTCGCCTAACGTGCGGCTAACATAAAAGCATTGATTCTTTGAATGACTTTTATTACTATTTAAGTTCTATCAAAGCAATTTTGAACTTACCAATATTAGGTAAGCATGTTCATTAATCTTACTCTTAATTAAATCTTATTTAAAGAGCTACTTTGATTCTTCTTTTGCTAGTAAATCCCTTATCTGAGTAAGTAAAACTTCTTCGTTACTTGGCTTAGCAGGATCACTTTTCTTTTCAGGAATAATTTTTCTAATAGCTTTAAGAAGCAGAAAAACAACAAAGGCAATAATTAAAAAATTGATTACATCATTTAGAAAATCACCATACTTATAAGTGGCTCCAAAAATTGTTACTTTTAAACGCCCTAAATCAGTTTTTCCAACAAACATTGACAATAACGGATTAATCAGATTTTTGGTCAATGAGCTTACCATATTAGTCATTGCCCCACCAATGATTACACCTACAGCTAAATCTAAAATATTTCCGCGAGCAATAAAATTTTTAAATTCTTTTAACATTCCACTTCTCCTTATAATTTTATCTTTATAGTAAATCATCTTAAAAAATTTGAAAATATTTAACTTGAATTATTTTTTAAGTTTTTTTTGACCCTATTCCTATTTTAAAATATTTTGTTTATGATATCAGGTACTAATACGATCGGAGAACGAAATCGGCTTAATGAAAGAAAAACAGAAAATAAAATCTTCACCTTTATTTTGGATTATAATAACTTCTTGCATTTTAATAATTGGATTAATTGCTTATACCAGCGGTTTAATCTACTTTAGCCGCAGCCGTCAATTAACTGCAATGGCTCAAAAAGTTGTAAGTACCAATCCTAAGGAAATATCACAAATTGCAATTGATCAAAGTCATAAACCATTGAAGCCAAAGGACTTAGAGCCTTTAACTGAACTTTATCAAACATCACCTGAAAAGAAAGAATTAATGCGAGAAAAAGTAGTCGATGCTGCTGATTCTGGGAACGTACAAATTGTCAAAAGTGGAAAAATTTTGGGAATTTATCCTCGTTACCGTCTTTTAATTAAACCTATCATGTTTACAATAAAAACTAATCTTGATCATCCGTCGTTTAATATTGATGAAAATCCAATTCAATTTTATGGAAGGAAGAAAAAATTAACCGTCAAAAGACTCCCGGGAAAGTACACATTTCGCTGTTTAGGAAATTCCGGGAAGAAGAAAAAAGATTTAAAACAATCAGCTGTGATCTCGCCAATCGGCGAACAGCCAGTTATTTCTTTCTATGTAACACCTCCTGCAAAGAAAAGAAAAAAAGTAGATGTTAAGCAGTTTATTCGGGAATATGCAAATCCTTTTAATCAGGAATCCGATGATGACATTCTTAGTTTTAAAGAAACTAAAGATTTACCAAACGATCCTAGTTTAAGAAATTCTAACAATAGTTCAAAGGGATTAGTTGGAATTTGGAAACAAGTAAAAGGTTCAATTTTTAAATTTAATCATAATGGAACCTTTACTAATACTTCTAACGGAAACCATAATTATGGACAATATGAAATTGTCTAT
Proteins encoded in this window:
- the mscL gene encoding large-conductance mechanosensitive channel protein MscL, which encodes MLKEFKNFIARGNILDLAVGVIIGGAMTNMVSSLTKNLINPLLSMFVGKTDLGRLKVTIFGATYKYGDFLNDVINFLIIAFVVFLLLKAIRKIIPEKKSDPAKPSNEEVLLTQIRDLLAKEESK